One part of the Glycine max cultivar Williams 82 chromosome 14, Glycine_max_v4.0, whole genome shotgun sequence genome encodes these proteins:
- the LOC100807770 gene encoding ubiquinone biosynthesis O-methyltransferase, mitochondrial, whose product MSMAFNHLRNLNRISIHRILHHRFQPLLNATTRFFIDAAASSMSQPQPKQQPSAPSSSLKHNELAKFAAIADTWWDSEGPFKPLHVMNPTRLAFIRSALCRHFKKDPYSAKPLEGLKIVDVGCGGGILSEPLARLGATVTGVDAVEKNIKIAQLHAGLDPATSSIEFCCTTAEKLVEEGRTFDAVMALEVIEHVADPAEFCKSLSALTVPDGATVISTINRSMRAYTTAIVAAEYILRWLPRGTHQWSSFLTPEELVLILQRAGINVEEMAGIMYNPVTGGWSLSDDISVNFIAFGTK is encoded by the exons ATGTCCATGGCTTTCAACCATCTTCGAAACCTCAATCGCATCTCCATCCACCGCATTCTCCACCATCGTTTTCAGCCTCTCCTTAACGCTACTACTAGGTTCTTCATCGATGCTGCTGCTTCTTCAATGTCTCAACCGCAGCCCAAACAACAACCCTCGGCCCCATCATCATCCTTGAAGCACAATGAGCTCGCCAAGTTCGCCGCCATCGCCGATACCTG GTGGGATTCTGAAGGCCCCTTTAAGCCATTGCATGTGATGAATCCAACTAGACTTGCTTTCATCCGTTCTGCACTTTGTCGGCATTTCAA GAAGGACCCTTATAGTGCTAAACCCCTTGAAGGACTTAAAATTGTTGATGTAGGTTGTGGAGGTGGAATTCTTTCTGAG CCACTAGCTCGATTGGGAGCTACTGTGACGGGTGTTGATGCTGTAGAGAAGAATATCAAGATTGCTCAACTTCATGCT GGTTTAGATCCAGCAACTTCATCTATTGAGTTCTGTTGCACGACAGCTG AGAAGCTAGTTGAAGAAGGAAGAACATTCGATGCAGTTATGGCCTTGGAG GTGATTGAACACGTGGCAGATCCTGCTGAGTTCTGCAAATCTCTGTCAGCACTAACAGTTCCAGATGGAGCCACTGTGATATCCACAATCAATCGATCCATGAGAGCCTACACAACTGCCATTGTTGCTGCAGAATACATTCTCCGCTGG CTTCCGAGAGGCACACATCAATGGTCCAGTTTTCTCACTCCAGAGGAACTCGTCCTCATCCTCCAACGTGCTGGTATCAAT GTGGAGGAGATGGCCGGAATCATGTATAACCCAGTGACAGGAGGGTGGTCTTTATCAGACGATATCAGCGTAAATTTCATCGCGTTCGGTACCAAATAA